Proteins from a genomic interval of Pseudodesulfovibrio nedwellii:
- a CDS encoding iron-containing alcohol dehydrogenase, with amino-acid sequence MQFEFATAPRIIFGPNSSKDIPDLAATLGTSVCLVIGSSSKRVQWAIDGLKNKGLTPHIISISGEPNVETISQNAVAARQAGCDVVVAVGGGSVLDAGKALAALLTNHADLLDYLEVIGKGQPLTQIPVPLIAVPTTSGTGSEVTSNAVILSPQHGVKVSMRSSEMIPNIAVVDPELTKDMPPSLTAATGMDALTQLMEAFVSNKANPMTDALCREGMLRAARSLHVAYDDGSNSSAREDMALASLFSGIALSNAKLGAVHGFAAPLGGEFKAPHGAVCAALLPSVMEININALRKREPKSPSLDAYTETAVILTGNVNATPEDGIKWVRELCTDMRIPTLKDMGVETTHFSDLADKAAAASSMKGNPVLLSKTELTGILTLAL; translated from the coding sequence ATGCAATTTGAATTCGCCACCGCTCCACGAATAATTTTCGGCCCCAACTCCTCAAAAGATATTCCCGACTTGGCTGCAACGCTGGGGACTTCAGTCTGCCTTGTTATCGGCAGTTCCTCCAAACGAGTGCAATGGGCCATCGACGGCCTGAAAAATAAAGGGCTTACTCCACATATCATCTCCATATCCGGCGAACCGAATGTAGAAACAATCTCACAAAATGCAGTAGCTGCACGCCAAGCCGGATGTGATGTCGTTGTGGCTGTTGGCGGCGGGAGTGTGCTTGACGCCGGGAAAGCTTTGGCCGCACTTCTTACCAACCACGCCGACCTTCTTGATTACCTTGAAGTCATTGGAAAAGGACAACCACTAACTCAAATTCCTGTCCCGCTCATCGCGGTTCCCACAACGTCAGGCACCGGCTCGGAAGTCACATCTAACGCCGTCATTCTCTCACCCCAACATGGCGTAAAAGTCAGCATGCGTTCATCGGAAATGATTCCGAATATTGCGGTGGTCGACCCCGAACTGACCAAGGATATGCCGCCAAGCCTGACCGCTGCCACGGGCATGGATGCCCTGACTCAACTCATGGAAGCGTTTGTTTCCAACAAGGCAAATCCCATGACCGATGCCTTGTGCCGCGAAGGGATGCTTCGCGCTGCCCGCTCATTGCATGTCGCGTATGACGATGGTTCAAACAGTTCAGCCCGTGAAGACATGGCCCTTGCCAGCCTTTTTTCCGGCATTGCATTGTCCAATGCCAAACTCGGCGCAGTCCATGGTTTTGCCGCTCCCCTCGGCGGCGAATTCAAGGCACCGCACGGTGCTGTATGCGCAGCCCTGCTCCCTTCTGTAATGGAAATCAACATCAACGCTCTCAGGAAACGTGAGCCGAAATCTCCGAGCCTTGATGCATATACGGAAACAGCCGTCATACTGACCGGAAACGTCAACGCAACGCCGGAAGATGGCATCAAATGGGTACGGGAACTCTGTACGGACATGAGAATCCCCACGCTCAAAGACATGGGAGTAGAGACCACACATTTCAGTGATCTGGCCGATAAAGCCGCCGCTGCCAGCAGTATGAAAGGAAATCCTGTTCTCTTAAGCAAAACCGAACTAACAGGAATTCTCACT
- a CDS encoding (Fe-S)-binding protein codes for MQSTHTTNNKLTFLDNYDFSNCLVCGACANGCPTTGAPALDGLDARKVMRMLANGLVDEVIDSNFPWLCTGCGRCTSTCPGGLDITSIMAHLKSLRPREDVPGSLHKGMVNNLETGNNLGISKEDYLEGMAELGEELAEELPGFHVPVDKHDADILFFPNSKEVYGDFEDQYWWWKIFYAAKENWTVPSENWEAVDWALFTGNDAGNTELARRKIAYMKEFDITSLIMPDCGGGSYGFRKGMTKLVAQDPANEIGFMYLYDYLMDLIKTGRIKLDKSAHAGKTFTFHDSCKHGRELARNFGKGYFDEPRWIVQQCVDNFVELTPNREKNYCCGGGGGMWPMPFEDQSAWHARYKNEQIKQSGANVVVVGCSNCRDQIMRRIPKYFDDCEFEVKYLWQLVAEALVIEPWSNDMIEKAKADATAQWDALGVDLDSQEY; via the coding sequence ATGCAAAGTACGCATACCACCAACAACAAACTGACCTTTCTTGACAATTACGACTTCTCCAATTGCCTTGTCTGTGGAGCATGCGCCAACGGCTGCCCTACCACTGGCGCACCCGCGCTGGATGGCTTGGATGCCAGAAAGGTCATGCGGATGCTTGCCAACGGCTTGGTCGACGAAGTCATCGACTCCAATTTTCCATGGTTGTGTACCGGCTGTGGCCGTTGCACAAGCACATGCCCCGGAGGCCTCGACATCACCTCCATCATGGCTCATCTGAAAAGCCTCAGGCCGCGTGAAGATGTCCCCGGCTCCCTGCACAAGGGCATGGTCAACAACCTTGAGACCGGCAACAATCTCGGTATTTCCAAAGAAGATTATCTGGAAGGCATGGCAGAACTTGGCGAAGAACTGGCCGAGGAACTCCCCGGTTTCCATGTACCGGTGGACAAGCACGACGCAGACATCCTCTTTTTCCCAAACTCCAAAGAAGTCTATGGAGATTTCGAGGACCAGTATTGGTGGTGGAAGATTTTCTACGCGGCCAAGGAAAACTGGACCGTTCCCTCCGAAAATTGGGAAGCCGTGGATTGGGCGTTGTTCACCGGAAATGACGCCGGTAACACCGAGTTAGCCCGCCGCAAAATCGCCTACATGAAAGAATTCGACATCACGTCTCTGATCATGCCCGACTGCGGTGGCGGTTCCTACGGATTCCGCAAGGGGATGACAAAACTCGTGGCACAGGACCCGGCCAACGAAATCGGATTCATGTATCTTTATGACTACCTCATGGACCTAATCAAAACTGGCCGGATCAAACTCGACAAATCAGCCCATGCCGGAAAGACCTTCACGTTTCACGACTCCTGCAAGCATGGTCGTGAACTGGCGCGCAATTTCGGCAAAGGATATTTTGACGAGCCTCGTTGGATCGTTCAGCAATGCGTGGATAATTTTGTCGAACTGACGCCTAACCGAGAAAAGAACTATTGCTGCGGGGGCGGCGGCGGGATGTGGCCTATGCCTTTCGAAGACCAGTCTGCATGGCACGCTCGATACAAAAACGAACAAATCAAGCAAAGCGGTGCCAATGTCGTTGTGGTCGGGTGTTCCAATTGTCGCGACCAAATCATGCGACGCATTCCAAAATATTTTGACGACTGTGAATTCGAAGTAAAATACCTCTGGCAGCTCGTCGCCGAAGCCCTCGTCATCGAGCCATGGTCGAATGACATGATCGAAAAAGCCAAAGCTGACGCCACAGCACAATGGGATGCTTTGGGCGTTGATCTTGATTCGCAAGAGTATTAA